In a single window of the Subtercola sp. PAMC28395 genome:
- a CDS encoding right-handed parallel beta-helix repeat-containing protein: MAKDEKGAQPPASDDAESTSESAPQRTPKPASPPPSEPASQLPAKQSPKSSTRSASKSRSKGAFTDEERGDTVGRPTRAIVRMIVIAVLVLGLVGVALIRAGAFAGTFASVSQVADAAAAAASEAAASATPNPSSTGPASSSTGPAASAAPAVLAPTAAATTPTTAGAAAPTTASTADPTPQAPGELSPLEKSYQAQAALVAAEDARISYLALTGAAPNYPAEPILTPVDRANQAAEPTPPPSVVLEAQPKAVLTIYSLDDLIARGAATRVSDTIVSLTSSVFLQRGVLLTITAPGQTLRMLSTPTGFTSIVSWGGALTLAGDATAPLTITSWNPTPATPAATAPPAADPAAGAPDSTETDGRAYIRQNDGALTTNYVTLDSLGFYSGRTGGLAATGTATAPTLASIHHTVVTNQHTGLFLSSVTGATVSDSSISTSTETGIEITNSSDAVSVIRTTVDGSGGTGIEAQAGSSNVMLNIATITNNGQYGFTFDGKARASGPNPGGYPVADSAGPLVIGSTVTGNRAGGVAVYSSTGVKILTSTISQRGDALLVRDSTAVIQHNTIDVTNGNGNGIVLEGPIVSGWVQHNTISGGGPNAIAQGDGSGTIVVDNNDTSGWSEKAQIVTWAEDHPLALLWGLLLIIPAIGVFFLVARARRLRKIRELVESTTLAIAKAEKAEYESRLLAERTGEGSLESELVGAGAGGASLASVGMTGSALHDSSPTVGSAGTASLPGDFDAGAADRHPSRHDVKPRIVTSKFPGESVPSAPLPRRSSLEMPEVWVPPGQQPVRHEAAAQRPAQSDPYGTGPNTYGTPGPQPTPTREPQSQPSQSPPPQAYPPQAYPPQSAPPRSTPPQGPPPQGPPPQAAPPQWSPPQSSPPQPYPGQPFAPAAAPSGVPPAGRPPVARPPIGRPAPANPTTSGSSAGQPGTPGASQAGERQAGVPQLPGTQPGTPRPGAPRPGAPRPPAPRTNSRLPVGRPYPAGRPAPTSSAAGATGATGGAGAGTTPPPPSAPQLPTTKTSAATGEALGRFRTVEELAVSAVLDGGKPITTVAKTLRVSTSIVASWVAKAQRDHRP; the protein is encoded by the coding sequence ATGGCGAAAGACGAGAAGGGCGCGCAACCTCCCGCGAGTGACGACGCGGAATCCACATCGGAGTCCGCGCCGCAGCGAACCCCGAAGCCGGCCTCTCCGCCCCCCTCGGAGCCGGCCTCGCAGCTTCCTGCGAAACAGTCGCCGAAATCGTCCACACGATCAGCATCGAAAAGTCGCTCAAAGGGTGCCTTCACCGACGAAGAGCGCGGTGACACGGTCGGTCGGCCCACCCGCGCGATCGTGCGGATGATCGTGATTGCCGTGCTCGTCCTCGGCCTCGTCGGCGTGGCCCTCATCCGCGCCGGAGCCTTCGCGGGCACGTTCGCCAGCGTCTCGCAGGTCGCCGATGCTGCGGCAGCCGCGGCCTCTGAAGCTGCTGCCTCGGCCACCCCCAACCCCTCCTCCACCGGCCCGGCCTCCTCCTCCACCGGCCCGGCCGCCTCGGCCGCACCCGCTGTTCTCGCACCCACCGCTGCCGCCACGACGCCCACCACCGCGGGCGCAGCCGCACCCACCACAGCATCCACCGCAGACCCGACCCCCCAGGCCCCGGGCGAACTCAGCCCCCTCGAGAAGTCGTACCAGGCGCAGGCCGCACTCGTCGCGGCTGAAGACGCGAGAATCAGCTACCTGGCGCTGACCGGCGCCGCCCCGAACTATCCGGCCGAACCGATCCTCACCCCAGTCGACCGCGCCAACCAGGCCGCGGAACCAACGCCGCCCCCCTCTGTCGTGCTCGAAGCGCAGCCGAAGGCGGTGCTCACGATCTACTCCCTCGACGACCTGATCGCCCGCGGCGCCGCCACTCGAGTCAGTGACACGATCGTCTCGCTGACCTCGAGTGTGTTCCTCCAGCGCGGCGTGCTGCTGACCATCACCGCTCCCGGCCAGACGCTCCGCATGCTGAGCACACCCACGGGATTCACCAGCATCGTCTCGTGGGGCGGCGCCCTCACGCTCGCCGGTGACGCAACCGCCCCTCTGACGATCACGTCGTGGAATCCCACTCCGGCGACCCCCGCCGCCACAGCGCCACCCGCAGCAGACCCCGCGGCTGGCGCACCAGACTCCACCGAGACCGACGGGCGGGCGTACATCCGCCAGAATGACGGCGCCCTCACCACCAACTACGTCACCCTCGACAGCCTCGGCTTCTACAGCGGGCGCACTGGCGGGCTCGCCGCTACGGGCACGGCGACGGCACCGACCCTCGCTAGCATCCACCACACCGTCGTCACGAACCAGCACACCGGGCTCTTCCTCTCCTCTGTCACCGGCGCAACTGTCTCCGACTCCTCCATCAGCACCTCGACCGAGACCGGCATCGAGATCACGAACTCCTCTGACGCCGTCTCGGTCATCCGCACCACGGTCGACGGTTCCGGTGGCACCGGCATCGAAGCGCAGGCCGGCAGCTCGAACGTGATGCTGAACATCGCGACCATCACCAACAACGGCCAGTACGGGTTCACGTTCGACGGCAAGGCCCGGGCATCCGGGCCGAACCCCGGCGGGTACCCGGTCGCCGACTCAGCGGGCCCGCTGGTCATCGGCAGCACCGTCACCGGCAACCGCGCCGGCGGTGTCGCCGTCTACTCCTCCACAGGCGTGAAGATTCTGACCTCCACGATCTCACAGCGCGGGGATGCCCTGCTCGTGCGCGACTCGACCGCCGTCATCCAGCACAACACGATCGACGTCACCAACGGCAACGGCAATGGCATCGTGCTCGAAGGCCCCATCGTCTCGGGCTGGGTGCAGCACAACACGATCTCCGGCGGCGGCCCGAACGCCATCGCCCAGGGTGACGGCAGCGGCACGATCGTGGTCGACAACAACGACACGAGTGGATGGTCAGAGAAAGCCCAGATCGTGACCTGGGCCGAAGATCACCCCCTCGCCCTGCTCTGGGGCCTGTTGCTCATCATTCCCGCCATCGGCGTCTTCTTTCTGGTTGCCAGGGCCAGGCGCCTGCGAAAGATCCGCGAACTCGTCGAATCGACGACCCTGGCCATCGCGAAAGCAGAGAAAGCAGAATACGAGTCAAGGCTCCTGGCCGAGCGCACCGGCGAGGGGTCGCTCGAGTCGGAGCTTGTGGGCGCGGGTGCGGGCGGTGCCAGCCTGGCCAGTGTCGGGATGACCGGCAGCGCTTTGCACGACAGCTCGCCTACCGTGGGGTCTGCGGGCACGGCGAGCCTTCCCGGCGATTTCGATGCGGGGGCTGCCGACCGTCACCCCTCCAGGCACGACGTGAAGCCGAGGATCGTCACCTCGAAATTCCCGGGCGAAAGCGTGCCGAGCGCGCCACTGCCCCGACGTTCCTCCCTCGAGATGCCCGAAGTGTGGGTTCCACCGGGCCAGCAGCCCGTGCGTCACGAAGCTGCAGCCCAGCGTCCAGCGCAGTCTGACCCATATGGCACCGGGCCGAACACCTATGGCACCCCTGGGCCGCAGCCGACTCCGACCCGCGAGCCTCAGTCTCAGCCATCCCAATCACCTCCCCCACAGGCGTACCCCCCGCAGGCGTACCCGCCCCAGTCCGCGCCCCCACGTTCCACTCCTCCACAAGGCCCTCCTCCACAGGGCCCTCCTCCACAGGCAGCGCCCCCGCAGTGGTCTCCTCCACAGTCGTCGCCTCCACAGCCCTACCCCGGGCAACCGTTTGCCCCGGCGGCAGCACCGTCGGGCGTCCCTCCAGCGGGCCGTCCCCCGGTAGCTCGCCCTCCGATCGGTCGGCCAGCGCCGGCGAACCCCACGACTTCAGGATCGTCGGCTGGCCAGCCTGGCACACCCGGCGCCTCCCAGGCCGGAGAGCGTCAGGCGGGAGTTCCGCAGCTGCCAGGAACGCAGCCGGGAACGCCCCGACCGGGAGCGCCGCGCCCCGGAGCGCCGCGACCACCGGCCCCACGCACGAACTCGAGGCTTCCGGTTGGGCGCCCCTACCCCGCTGGCCGCCCAGCCCCGACGTCGTCAGCCGCAGGCGCTACAGGCGCTACAGGCGGTGCAGGCGCTGGCACCACGCCTCCGCCTCCCAGCGCCCCGCAGCTGCCCACCACCAAGACATCGGCAGCGACCGGCGAAGCACTGGGCCGTTTCCGCACGGTCGAAGAACTCGCCGTGTCGGCTGTTCTCGACGGCGGCAAGCCCATCACCACTGTGGCCAAGACGCTGCGGGTCTCGACCTCCATCGTGGCCAGCTGGGTCGCAAAAGCCCAGCGCGACCACCGGCCCTGA